Sequence from the Bacteroidales bacterium genome:
TACTTGCACATCCTCTTCAATATGTTCCATCACATCAACGGATAAAACAAAATCATAGGTGTCAAGTTCCATAAATTTGGTCAAATCGGCGATAGCAAAAGAAGCGTTTTTTTGATCGATTTTCTCGAAAAAACCATTGCAATCATCAACTTGCTCTGATTTTACATCTACGCCTTTAATCCTAAAATTAGGATTGCGTTTGGCCATAAAAAAAGAATACTGTCCAAAGCCCATACCTGCATCTAAAATGGTGGCGGAATCTTGATTCTTCGACCAAGAATTAAAAGCTCGCTTTACATGCCAAGTGCGTAAAAGCAGAAGGTCGAGTAAGCGATAAAAAAGTTTACGAAGTTGAGGGTTAGTATTAAAAAAATTACCCAGACTGCGTTTAATGGGATCGTATTGCATAGTGAGGCTTAGTTTTCTTTTAGAATACGTTCAATATTTTCCAAATAATCCAAAGAGTCATCCTCAAAAAACTGAAGGGAAGGAATAACACGTAATTGATTTCTGACACGTTGACCCAAAATATAGCGCACTTCTTTAGTATGTTTATTTAGATTTGTAATTACTGCGGCATTATCTTTGGCTGCAAGTAAACTTACATATACTTTCGCAAGTGAAAGATCGGAAGTTACAGTTACTTTAGTTACCGTAAGCATAGCTCCTAAACCTAAGTTAT
This genomic interval carries:
- a CDS encoding class I SAM-dependent methyltransferase, producing the protein MQYDPIKRSLGNFFNTNPQLRKLFYRLLDLLLLRTWHVKRAFNSWSKNQDSATILDAGMGFGQYSFFMAKRNPNFRIKGVDVKSEQVDDCNGFFEKIDQKNASFAIADLTKFMELDTYDFVLSVDVMEHIEEDVQVFKNFYKSMKPGGMLLISTPSDQGGSDVHHHEHDHNDESSFIDEHVRDGYGIPEIKEKLKEAGFSKSEAHYSYGWPGKISWKISMKYPILLLNISKVFFIIIPFYYLITFPFALILNYLDVSLKHKTGTGLIVKAWK
- the rbfA gene encoding 30S ribosome-binding factor RbfA, with the translated sequence MESQRQQKISRLLQRDLGDILQKDKNNLGLGAMLTVTKVTVTSDLSLAKVYVSLLAAKDNAAVITNLNKHTKEVRYILGQRVRNQLRVIPSLQFFEDDSLDYLENIERILKEN